GTGGGCGGCGGGGCGGCGGCGGGGGCGAAGGCGCGCTCCGACCAGCCGCTGACCATCCACAAGACGACCAGCGGAACCACGGTGACGATGGCGATGACCACGGTAACGGTCAGGATCTCGATCATGGGCCGATCTCCTTACAAGGGAATATTGCCGTGCTTCTTCGGTGGCCGGGTCTCGCGCTTGGACAGCAGGCCGCGCAGGGTCAGGGCCACGGCACTGCGGGTCTGGCGCGGCTGGATGATGTCGCTGACGAACAGCATGCCCGCCGACAGATAGGGCGAGGCGAATTCGGCGCGGTAGTCATCGGCCAGTTCCCGGGCCCGCGCCTGCCGATCCTCGGCCTGGGCCAGTTCCTTGTTGTAAAGGATGCTGACCGCGCCCTCGGCGCCCATCACGGCGATTTCGGCGCTGGGCCAGGCGAGCACCCGGTCGGCCCCCATGTCCTGGCTGCACATGGCGAGATAGGCGCCGCCATAGGCCTTGCGCAGAATGACCGTGATCTTGGGCACGGTGGCCGAGGCATAGGCGAACAGCATCTTGGCGCCATGGCGGATGATGCCGCGGCGTTCCTCCATCACCCCGGGCAGGAAGCCCGGAACATCGACCAGGGTGACCAGGGGGATGTTGAAGATGTTGCAGAACCGCACGAAGCGGGCGGCCTTGTCGCTGGCGTCGATATCAAGCGTGCCGGCCTTGACCAGGGGCTGGTTGGCGACATAGCCGACCACCACGCCGCCGATGCGGCCAAAGCCGATGACGATATTGGCGGCGAAGTCCGCCATCACCTCCATGAAATCGCCGCCGTCGGACAGCCGCAAGATCACCTCGCGGACATCGAAGGGGGTCTTGGAATCGGCGGGCAGCAGGTCGTCGAAGCCCGGATCGTCATCGATCGACAGATCGGGCTCGATGGTATGGGGCGGGTCGGACATGTTGTTCGACGGCAGGAACGACAACAGGCGGTGGGCGATGGCCACGGCGTGATCGTCGGATTCGGCGATGAAATGGATATTGCCCGAGACCGAGGCGTGAACCTGGGCGCTGCCGATCTCGTCGACCGTGGTGCTCTGGCCGGTGACGGCGCGGATGACCTCGGGACCGCAGATGAACATCTGGGCGTTCTCGCGGGTCATGATGACGAAATCCATCAGGGCCGGCGAATAGGCCGCGCCGCCGGCGCAGGGCCCGGCGATGACGGCGATCTGCGGCACCACGCCCGAAAGCTGGACATTGCGGTAGAAGACCTGACCATAGGCCGACAGCGCGCCCACGCCTTCTTGAATGCGCGCCCCTCCCGAATCCTGGAAGCCGACCACCGGAATGCCGGCCTTCACCGCGTGATCAAGGGTATGGCAGATCTTGCGGGCGTGGATCTCGCCCAGCGAACCGCCGGCGACGGTGAAATCCTGGCTGAAGCCGGCGACCGGCCGGCCATCGACGAAGCCGGTGCCCACGATCACGCCGTCGGCGGGGATCGGCTTGTTTTCCATGCCGAAGTGACGGGTGTTATGAAGGGCGTGGAGGCCGAATTCCTGGAAGGTTCCCGGCGAATAAAGCGCCATCAGGCGTTCGCGGGCCGTCAGGCGGCCCTTGGCGTGACGCGCGGCGGCCTTGTCGGCGCCGCCCCCTTCCAGCGCGATGGCGCGCCGCTTCTCCAGCTCGTCGACGAGCGTCTTGGAAATCGCCATGTTCGACCCGTTCTTGTTTGACCGCCCCTGAGCGGAGAGACGGCGTTCCTCTGGGAAGGATGGAAAGCCTGCCAGCGGGGTCGGGCGGTCCGCAAGGGAAAGAATGGTGTAAGGGCGCGGGACCGGACCGGGGGAAAAGGCGATGGCAGGCGGGTTGCAGGCGGGCCGGCGAAACCACCGGAACCATTCCCAGGCTCGCCTCCGCCGCCGTCTTTGACAAGCCCAAAAAAAGAAAAGGCGCCTTTCCGTCAAGGCGCCCTTTCAAAAGGGTGGTCAACCCCTCTCCGCTTGGGGCGGAAAACGGCTTAAGGCGCGAATTCCAGGATCTTCTGATCGACCGACAGGCTGTCGCCGGGCTTGGAATGAACCTTGGCGATCACGCCGTCATGCTGGGCCTTGAGGATGTTCTCCATCTTCATGGCCTCGATCACCGCCAGGGTCTCGCCGGCCTTGACCTCGTGGCCCTCTTCGACCGCCAGCGATACCAGCAGGCCGGGCATCGGCGACAGCAGGTAAAGCGACATATCGGGCGGCTCTTTTTTGAGCATCAGCGAGGCGTAATGGGCGGTTTCCGGGGTCAGCACCAGGGCCGAGGCCTGGGTGCCGGCGTGGTGCAGGCGATAGCCCACGCCCTCGCGCTCGATCTGCACGCAGACCTCGCGGCCGTCGATGGCGCAGCGGAACAGCGAATGGCCGAATTTCCAGTCGTGATACACATTGACCGGACCATGCTCGAGCACCACCTCGTGGCCGCCGTCGATCGAGCGGACATTGACCAGATGGTTGGTGCCGTTCAGCCGCACCACCCAATCGTGCTTGAGCTTCTTTTCGTGGCCCCTGATCTGGCCGGTGATATTGGCGTTGCGGTCCGATCCCTTCTGGTGGACGGTGGCGGCCACGGCGATCAGGATCGACGGATCCTCGGGCGGCAGATCCGAGGCGTTGAAGCCGTTGGCGTATTCCTCGGCGATGAAATTGGTGGTCAGCCGCCCCTCGACGAAGCGCTCGCGCGACAACAGCGAGGCGAGGAAGGGGATGTTATGGGCGACGCCGCGGATGAGGAAGGCGTCAAGGGCGTTGCGCATGCGGTGGATGGCCTCGGCGCGGTCGGCGCCATGGGTGACCAGCTTGGCGATCATCGGATCGTAATACATGCTGATCTCGCCGCCGTTCTCGACGCCGGTATCAACGCGCACCTGACCCTCGATCTCCTCGGGCGGCGCGTATTGCACCAGACGACCGATCGAGGGCAGGAAGTTGCGATAGGGATCCTCGGCATAGATCCGGCATTCCATCGCCCAGCCGTCGATGCCGATGTCCTCCTGGCGCAGCGTCAGCTTTTCGCCCGCCGCGATGCGGATCATCCATTCGACCAGATCCAGGCCGGTGATCATTTCGGTCACCGGATGCTCGACCTGAAGGCGGGTGTTCATTTCCAGGAAGTAGAAATTGCGCGCGGCGTCGACGATGAATTCGATGGTGCCGGCGCTTTTGTAATCGACCACCTTGGCCAGGGCCACCGCCTGCTCGCCCATGGCCTTGCGGACCTCGGGGGTGAGGAAGGGCGAGGGCGCCTCTTCGACCACTTTCTGATTGCGGCGCTGGATCGAGCATTCGCGCTCGTTGACGTAAAGATAGGTCTCGCCGTCGGCCAGGATCTGGATTTCGATGTGGCGCGGCTGCTCGATGAACTTCTCGATGAACACCCGGTCGTCGCCGAAGCTCGATTTGGCTTCGTTGGTGGCCGAGACGAAGCCCTCGCGGGCCTCTTCGACCGACCATGCGACGCGCATGCCCTTGCCGCCGCCGCCGGCCGAGGCCTTGATCATCACCGGGAAGCCGATCTCGGAGGCGATGCGGGCCGCCTCCTCGGCGTCCTTGATCACGCCCATATAGCCCGGAACCGTGCTGACCCCGGCCTTGGCCGCCAGCTTCTTCGATTCGATCTTGTCGCCCATCGCCTGGATGGCCAGGGCATCGGGACCAATGAAGGCAATGCCCTCCTTGGCCAGGGCGATCTGGAAGGCCTTGTTTTCCGACAGGAAA
The DNA window shown above is from Rhodospirillum rubrum ATCC 11170 and carries:
- a CDS encoding acyl-CoA carboxylase subunit beta; the encoded protein is MAISKTLVDELEKRRAIALEGGGADKAAARHAKGRLTARERLMALYSPGTFQEFGLHALHNTRHFGMENKPIPADGVIVGTGFVDGRPVAGFSQDFTVAGGSLGEIHARKICHTLDHAVKAGIPVVGFQDSGGARIQEGVGALSAYGQVFYRNVQLSGVVPQIAVIAGPCAGGAAYSPALMDFVIMTRENAQMFICGPEVIRAVTGQSTTVDEIGSAQVHASVSGNIHFIAESDDHAVAIAHRLLSFLPSNNMSDPPHTIEPDLSIDDDPGFDDLLPADSKTPFDVREVILRLSDGGDFMEVMADFAANIVIGFGRIGGVVVGYVANQPLVKAGTLDIDASDKAARFVRFCNIFNIPLVTLVDVPGFLPGVMEERRGIIRHGAKMLFAYASATVPKITVILRKAYGGAYLAMCSQDMGADRVLAWPSAEIAVMGAEGAVSILYNKELAQAEDRQARARELADDYRAEFASPYLSAGMLFVSDIIQPRQTRSAVALTLRGLLSKRETRPPKKHGNIPL
- a CDS encoding acetyl-CoA carboxylase biotin carboxylase subunit — protein: MFDKILIANRGEIACRVIKTARKMGIKTVSVYSDADRNAVHTDMADEKVHIGGSASAQSYLVIERIVEACKRTGAQAVHPGYGFLSENKAFQIALAKEGIAFIGPDALAIQAMGDKIESKKLAAKAGVSTVPGYMGVIKDAEEAARIASEIGFPVMIKASAGGGGKGMRVAWSVEEAREGFVSATNEAKSSFGDDRVFIEKFIEQPRHIEIQILADGETYLYVNERECSIQRRNQKVVEEAPSPFLTPEVRKAMGEQAVALAKVVDYKSAGTIEFIVDAARNFYFLEMNTRLQVEHPVTEMITGLDLVEWMIRIAAGEKLTLRQEDIGIDGWAMECRIYAEDPYRNFLPSIGRLVQYAPPEEIEGQVRVDTGVENGGEISMYYDPMIAKLVTHGADRAEAIHRMRNALDAFLIRGVAHNIPFLASLLSRERFVEGRLTTNFIAEEYANGFNASDLPPEDPSILIAVAATVHQKGSDRNANITGQIRGHEKKLKHDWVVRLNGTNHLVNVRSIDGGHEVVLEHGPVNVYHDWKFGHSLFRCAIDGREVCVQIEREGVGYRLHHAGTQASALVLTPETAHYASLMLKKEPPDMSLYLLSPMPGLLVSLAVEEGHEVKAGETLAVIEAMKMENILKAQHDGVIAKVHSKPGDSLSVDQKILEFAP